The Deinococcus hopiensis KR-140 sequence CCGTACGGTTGCCGGGTCAGTCTCTCGCCGCCTTCCCCACCTGGTACGCCCGCAGCGCCCGCTCTTCGGCGGGTAGGCGAATAAGCAGGATCAGGGCGGCATTGAGCACGCTGTAGGCCAGGGCCGTGCGCCACGCCCCAACGGCCAGTGGCGCCGCAGCCATTTCCAGCGCCACCACCGCGTAGTTGGGGTGCCGCAGATACTGGAAGGGGCCGCCCGTGATCCGCTCACCGCCGGGCACGATCAGGACTCTGGTGTTCCAGTAGCGGCCCAGTGTGCGGATCACCCAGTACCGCAGCGGCTGGGCCAGCACGAACAGCGCGAGGGCAAGCCCGTTGATCCGTCCACGCGAGCGGCGGCCTTCCAGCAGCGTGAGCAGCATCCAGCTGGGGTGCAGCGCGAAAAAGAGGGGGTAGTGTTCCCGGCCGTACTCGGTGGCCCCCTGCTCGCGCGCCCAGCGCTCGTTGGCGCGGGCCACCCGCAGTTCGAGGAGGCGCTGTACGGTCAGGAAGCCGAAGATCAGGGGGGCCAGGGCGCGGGATTGCATGGGGCCCAGCTTACGGGGACGCGGTCATTCATGCGCTGCACAGTTCCAGGGCGCGGCACGGGCATTCGGCGTCTTCCACCTGGTCCTCCACCTGGGTCTCGTCCCAGACCGGAAGAGCACCCGGCGGGCGAAGCTGGACGCTCGCCTACGCTCCGGCCAGCAGTTCGTCCGCCGCCGTGTCCGCGTCCAGCTCGCCCCGGGCGACGCGGGTGTAGAGGTCACGGCTGAGCTCCCGGGCCCGCCTCATCACCCGGTCCTGAACGAGCGTGCGGACCTCGAACTCGGCGCGGCGGCGGCGGCGCTCCTGCAATCCGTCCTCACCCAGGAAAGCGCGGTGGGCCAGGACGGCCTCCACGATTTGCGGTGTGCCCTCCCCCTTCGCGGCCACCGTACGGCGCACAGGAGCAAACCAGGTGTGCTCGTCATGGTGGCCCAGGCCCTGCGCGGCCATCAGCTCACGCACTGTGCGGTCCGCGCCGGGCAGGTCAGCCTTGTTGACCGCGATCACGTCCGCAATCTCCATGATTCCGGCCTTGAATGCCTGGACGCCGTCGCCGCCGGCCGGCGTCAGCACGAGCAGCGTATGGTCACAGGCGGCGGCCACATCCACCTCAGACTGGCCCACGCCCACCGTTTCCAGAATCACCCAGTCGAACCCAGCACCTTCCATCAGCGCCAGCACCTGCATGGTGCGCGCAGACAGGCCGCCCAGCACTCCCCGGCTGGCGAGCGAGCGTACGAACACGCCTCCGTCGGCATGATGGCGCAGCATGCGGATGCGGTCGCCCAGGATTGCGCCGCCGGAGTAGGGGCTGCTGGGGTCCACGGCCAGGACGGCCACCCGCTTGCCCTCCTCGCGCAGATGGGCGATCAGGGCGTCGGTCAGCGTGCTCTTGCCGCTGCCGGGGCTGCCCGTGACGCCCAGCACGACGGTGCCGCCCGGGCCGCGGGCGGCCGACGTTTCGCGGGCGGCGCGCAGCAGGGGCCGCGCCGCGTCCAGGCCGCTTTCGGCCAGGGTGACGGCGCGGGCCAGGGCGCGGGGATCACCCGCGCGGAAGCGGTCTTCGAGGGTGGAAGCCATCATGTGCCCGTCAGGGTAGCAGGGGTGGAGCCAGCCGGGGGGGCTACGGGGCCTGTCCCAGCACGTCGTCGGCTTCCGTCGCCTCCAGCAGGTCTTCGAGGTGCGCGTCGTCGTTGAAGCCCAGCAGGGTGCCGTGGCTCCCCGCGAGCAGGACGCGGGTAATGGAGGTGTTCGTGACGCTCAGCCGCGCCCAGGCGTTGTGGGGCACCCCACCCAGCGCCAGGCCCACGGCCACGCGCACCACGCCGCCGTGGGTAAAGACGAGTACACGGCCCCCCGCGTGGCGCGCACGCAGCTGCTCAAACGCCTCGCCGCAGCGGGCGAAGAGGTCTTCCATGCTCTCGCCCCCGGGGCGCCGGGTGGCCCAGGGGTCCGCGCGCAGGGCGGTGAGGTAGTCGGCGTGCTGCACCTCGATCTCGCGGAGGCCCAGCCCGGCGAGTGCGCCGACGTCGATTTCGCGCAGGCCGGGGTCCGGCTGCACGGGCGGCTGTCCCTGCAAGCGCTCCACCACGGCCTCGGCGGTCTGGAAGGCGCGGGCGAGGTCACTGGAATACACCGCGTCGAAGCGCTGTCCGGTCAGGCGCTCGGCGAGGGCGGCGGCCTGCAACACCCCCACCGGGCTGAGGGGCACGTCGGTCTGCCCCTGGTAGCGTCCGCTGGCGTTCCAGGTGCTCTCGCCGTGGCGAACCACCCAGAACTCCGTCGCCGACCGGCGGTCCGGGGCCGTCAGCCCGGTGGGAGGACGCCGCTCGGTCAAGGGGTGACTCCCTCCGGGCCCGTCTCCCCGGGCGAGAAGGTGACGCCGCTTCCGGGTACCATCTGTCCGATCTCCCAGGGCGTCTCGCCTGCGCCGCGCAGGGCCTCCAGGGCCGCCTCCCGCTGCTCAGCTGGCACGATAAACAAGAAGCCCACGCCCATGTTCAGTGCCCGGAAAGCCTCAGCGCGCGCCACCCTGGCCTGCCGAACAATCAGCTCGAACACCGGCGGCACCGTCCACGAGGAAGTGTCCACCCGCATCCCGATGCCCTGCGGAAAGACGCGCGGCGGGTTGTCCACGAGGCCGCCGCCCGTAATGTGCGCCATGCCGCGAATGTCGGTCCCCGCCCCGGTGAGGGCATCGAAGGCCGCGACGTAGGCCCGGTGCGGCTCCACGAGCAGGTCTTCGAGCACAGCCCCACCAAGGTCCGCGCGTTCCTCGTGCCAGTCCAGGTCAGAGAGCGCCATGCGCGCGAGGCTGTAGCCGTTCGTGTGCAGGCCGCTGGAAGGCAGGGCGATCACGGCGTCGCCCACCTCGATGCGCGAGCCGTCCACCAGCCGGGACCGGTCGACCATTCCGACGATGGTGCCCACGATGTCGAGTTCACCCTCCACATACACGCCGGGCATCTCGGCCGTCTCGCCGCCCAGCAGGGCCACTCCCAGGGCCTCGCAGGCTCCCGCTGCGCCCGTCACCACCTCCGCCACGAGTTCGGGACTGAGCTGCCCCATCGCCACATAGTCGAGAAAAAACAGGGGCCGCGCGCCCTGCACCAGAATGTCGTTCACGCAGTGGTTCACGATGTCCGCGCCCAGACCCCGGTAACGCCCGGCGGCCGTCGCCACCTTCGTCTTCGTGCCTACACCATCGGTGGAAGCGACGAGGATGGGGTCTTGCATCCCGGTGAATTCAGGGCGAAACAACCCGCCAAACCCCCCGATGCCCCCCAGCACCTGCCGGTTGTGGGTACGGGCGACCGCCCCCTTCATCAGGGCCACCGCCCGGTGCCCGGCCTCGATGCTCACGCCCGCACGCTCGTAGGCGGAAGCCTCCCCGGACTGGGCCACCTCGGATTGGGCCGCGTCGGCCCGCTTGCTGTACGTCATATTCCTCCCGGCAACGCCCCACACGGGGCTTTCGCCCGGCAGTCTACCCGACTTCGGGCCCACTGCCCGCCGCCCGTCTGGCCCAATTGGCCGAACTGTGCCCCTGGGATTCCCGCAAATGGGGGCGTCAGGACCCGGCGGAGGAAGTGCCCGCGTGGGCCGCACGGCGGCCCAGCCACCAGCGCACCCCCGCCACGAGCGCCGCCACCCCCGAAAGCAGGGCCACGCCCCAGGCCAGGCGCTTTCCGCTGCCGCTGAGCCACACCACCAGTGCGGTCACGGGCAGCGCCCCCGCCGCCGTCGCCAGCAGGAAGGGCCGGAAGGGCACACCCGCTGCGCCCGCCACCAGGTTCATCACGTCGGCCGACAACACCGGCATCAGGCGCACGAGCAGCACGCCCTGCACCCCGTGGCGCGTGGCAAAGGCGTGGGCCGCGCTCCTGGCCCGCTCGCCGGCGAGCAACCGCACCAGCGTGTCGCCCACCGCGCGCCCCAGGCCGTAGCCGGCCACTGCCCCCAGCAGCGTGCCGATGTAAACGATGAAAAAGGCCTCGACAGGACCGTAGGCCCGCGCCGTCACCGCCGTGATCACCAGGGCAGGCACCACCGGCACCACCGCCTGCACCGTGAAACCTGCGACGAGGGCGAGCGGTCCGCCCCACCCCAGCCCCTCCACAAAGGCGCGCGTGACTGCCGGATCGTGCGAGGTCAGCGCTGCGAAGCCCCGCACCAAAAAGGCCCGCACGTCGGGCGTCAGGGCGACCCCGAGCAGCAGCAGCAGCGCCCCACCGAAAATCAGCGCCCGCAAGAGGCGGGGGTGGCGGAGGGCAGCGGCGGTCACCCCGGCAGTGTAGGCGAGCGAGGTGCGCCTGGGTGTCCCATGTGTGGCGTGGTCCCCCGGCCGCTAGACTGCGCCGCGATGCGCCCTGACCTGCTCCGACGCGTGCTGTCACTCCTGCCCGGCGAGGGGGAGGGCCGCCCCGAACTCCGCGCTTATGCCGCCATGCTGCGCGACTACCCCCAGCGCGGGGGCAAAGGCATCCGCAGCGAACTGCTGCTCGCCTCGGCGGGGGCGCACGGCGTTGCGCCGGAGTCACCGCGCTGGGAGCGGGCGCTGTGGCTCGCGGCCGCCCTGGAACTGTTTCAGAACTGGGTGCTGATCCACGACGACATCGAGGACGACTCCGAGGAGCGCCGGGGCCGCCCGGCCCTGCACCGACTGCACGGGGTGCCGGTGGCGATCAATGTGGGAGACGCCCTGCACGCCTACATGTGGGCGGCCGTTCACCGGGCAGCGGTGCCGGGGGCGATGGACGAGTTTCTGAAGATGATCCACCGCACGGCCGAGGGCCAGCACCTCGACCTGAGCTGGGTGGAGCGCCGGGAATGGAACCTGCGGGAAGCCGATTACCTGGAGATGGTGCAGCTCAAGACGGCGTACTACACGGTGGTGGTACCGCTGCGGCTGGGCGCTCTCGCCGCCGGCTGCCCCCCCCACGACGGCTTCACCGCTGCAGGCTTGGCGCTGGGCGCCGCCTTCCAGATTCGGGACGACGTGCTGAACCTAACGGGCGATGCCAGCAGGTACGGCAAGGAGATCGGCGGGGACCTGCTGGAAGGCAAGCGCACCCTGATCACCCTGCACTGGCTGGGGGGAGCGCCAGAGGATCAGCGGGAAGCCTTCCTGGAGCAGATGCGCCGGGAACGGGTGAACAAGGACCCCCAAGTGGTCGATCAGATTCACCGCTGGCTGCTGGAAGGCGGCAGCGTGGCCTACGCGCAGGAGTACGCCGCCGGGCAGGCGCGGGAGGGCCTGACCCACCTCGAAGACGCCCTGCGAGACGCTGCAGACCGTGAAGCTGTGGCCGAGTTGCTGACGCAGATGCACACGCTGGCGACGCGCGAAGCCTGAACTCAGCGGCGGAAGGGCCTCAGATGGGGGCCACGCCCACAAGCTGCGGGG is a genomic window containing:
- a CDS encoding isoprenylcysteine carboxyl methyltransferase family protein, yielding MQSRALAPLIFGFLTVQRLLELRVARANERWAREQGATEYGREHYPLFFALHPSWMLLTLLEGRRSRGRINGLALALFVLAQPLRYWVIRTLGRYWNTRVLIVPGGERITGGPFQYLRHPNYAVVALEMAAAPLAVGAWRTALAYSVLNAALILLIRLPAEERALRAYQVGKAARD
- the meaB gene encoding methylmalonyl Co-A mutase-associated GTPase MeaB, with translation MMASTLEDRFRAGDPRALARAVTLAESGLDAARPLLRAARETSAARGPGGTVVLGVTGSPGSGKSTLTDALIAHLREEGKRVAVLAVDPSSPYSGGAILGDRIRMLRHHADGGVFVRSLASRGVLGGLSARTMQVLALMEGAGFDWVILETVGVGQSEVDVAAACDHTLLVLTPAGGDGVQAFKAGIMEIADVIAVNKADLPGADRTVRELMAAQGLGHHDEHTWFAPVRRTVAAKGEGTPQIVEAVLAHRAFLGEDGLQERRRRRAEFEVRTLVQDRVMRRARELSRDLYTRVARGELDADTAADELLAGA
- a CDS encoding histidine phosphatase family protein; the protein is MTERRPPTGLTAPDRRSATEFWVVRHGESTWNASGRYQGQTDVPLSPVGVLQAAALAERLTGQRFDAVYSSDLARAFQTAEAVVERLQGQPPVQPDPGLREIDVGALAGLGLREIEVQHADYLTALRADPWATRRPGGESMEDLFARCGEAFEQLRARHAGGRVLVFTHGGVVRVAVGLALGGVPHNAWARLSVTNTSITRVLLAGSHGTLLGFNDDAHLEDLLEATEADDVLGQAP
- the purM gene encoding phosphoribosylformylglycinamidine cyclo-ligase — protein: MTYSKRADAAQSEVAQSGEASAYERAGVSIEAGHRAVALMKGAVARTHNRQVLGGIGGFGGLFRPEFTGMQDPILVASTDGVGTKTKVATAAGRYRGLGADIVNHCVNDILVQGARPLFFLDYVAMGQLSPELVAEVVTGAAGACEALGVALLGGETAEMPGVYVEGELDIVGTIVGMVDRSRLVDGSRIEVGDAVIALPSSGLHTNGYSLARMALSDLDWHEERADLGGAVLEDLLVEPHRAYVAAFDALTGAGTDIRGMAHITGGGLVDNPPRVFPQGIGMRVDTSSWTVPPVFELIVRQARVARAEAFRALNMGVGFLFIVPAEQREAALEALRGAGETPWEIGQMVPGSGVTFSPGETGPEGVTP
- a CDS encoding TVP38/TMEM64 family protein, which gives rise to MTAAALRHPRLLRALIFGGALLLLLGVALTPDVRAFLVRGFAALTSHDPAVTRAFVEGLGWGGPLALVAGFTVQAVVPVVPALVITAVTARAYGPVEAFFIVYIGTLLGAVAGYGLGRAVGDTLVRLLAGERARSAAHAFATRHGVQGVLLVRLMPVLSADVMNLVAGAAGVPFRPFLLATAAGALPVTALVVWLSGSGKRLAWGVALLSGVAALVAGVRWWLGRRAAHAGTSSAGS
- a CDS encoding polyprenyl synthetase family protein yields the protein MRPDLLRRVLSLLPGEGEGRPELRAYAAMLRDYPQRGGKGIRSELLLASAGAHGVAPESPRWERALWLAAALELFQNWVLIHDDIEDDSEERRGRPALHRLHGVPVAINVGDALHAYMWAAVHRAAVPGAMDEFLKMIHRTAEGQHLDLSWVERREWNLREADYLEMVQLKTAYYTVVVPLRLGALAAGCPPHDGFTAAGLALGAAFQIRDDVLNLTGDASRYGKEIGGDLLEGKRTLITLHWLGGAPEDQREAFLEQMRRERVNKDPQVVDQIHRWLLEGGSVAYAQEYAAGQAREGLTHLEDALRDAADREAVAELLTQMHTLATREA